One Paraburkholderia aromaticivorans genomic region harbors:
- a CDS encoding glycosyl hydrolase family 28-related protein, producing the protein MSKVTFPLTGHQYSDDGSTDRDMLDGGHTEYLLPMLQETVDTAQSAVDARASALESASQASDHAQATAQDAVVVAQDRQAAEAAAAAAHADAATVNIPLLTGNAGRMLGVAEDGASMVWADMSPYTQDADLADPDKGVKMVAHAVDDRDLADPEKGVSLVSHAVDDRVLVAQAGASLVGHKGLAAGSIVRTVADELNDGFANPKRFGAKGNGSADDSVAIQTAIDVLAAAGGGVIRFPNGNYFCNVVLKDGVHIVTGAEHFGYLAQVGGPIAGVTLSQAAPGFVVDTPTTLKRGVLSVKGINFQGLGAAYAGGGVRFQGTRWGAIKCCMANGFADQAFLHSSGFGVVFEDLLAVNCLLNTTRTGVNGVLETHGTDDFLHRCEIAGQSPAGVTDANMYRAAVAVFGANNFLSMVIGEQGDRGIYIGPQSGEGHRMSLCRADSNGGTGFWIDGNIIASVCSAYNNSLAGSGLYSGFYASATSSGCKFSACRSDGHDATIQQKYGYEDYVNNSTANVRNSYVDCGGFYNALGLYLTQGFLGSGVIAAPLAIRPADGTTPIDVTGTSLVVLSGYTTATNVTNFTGGAEGETIRVLGDAQVTIVNGSGIITPSGANVVLSDKTMYSFTQYNGAWYMG; encoded by the coding sequence ATGAGCAAAGTAACTTTCCCCCTGACCGGACACCAGTACTCTGACGACGGCAGTACTGATCGTGACATGCTCGATGGCGGGCATACAGAGTATCTGTTGCCGATGCTGCAGGAAACGGTTGATACCGCTCAGTCAGCGGTCGATGCGAGGGCGTCGGCGTTGGAGTCAGCAAGCCAGGCCAGTGATCATGCGCAGGCGACGGCTCAGGACGCAGTGGTCGTAGCGCAAGATCGTCAGGCCGCTGAAGCCGCAGCTGCGGCGGCTCATGCTGATGCGGCGACTGTCAACATTCCGCTGCTGACCGGCAACGCGGGTCGCATGCTGGGTGTGGCTGAGGACGGGGCATCCATGGTATGGGCCGACATGAGTCCGTACACCCAGGACGCGGATCTGGCCGACCCTGACAAAGGCGTCAAGATGGTCGCGCACGCCGTGGACGATCGAGACCTGGCTGACCCAGAAAAGGGCGTGTCCCTGGTTTCGCACGCTGTGGACGATCGAGTGCTTGTCGCGCAGGCTGGGGCATCGCTCGTCGGCCATAAAGGCCTGGCGGCCGGATCGATTGTACGGACCGTGGCCGACGAGTTGAACGACGGATTCGCCAACCCGAAGCGCTTTGGCGCCAAGGGTAATGGCAGCGCCGATGACAGTGTGGCAATCCAGACCGCGATCGATGTATTGGCGGCAGCTGGTGGCGGGGTGATCCGCTTTCCGAATGGCAACTATTTCTGCAATGTCGTACTCAAGGACGGCGTGCATATCGTCACCGGCGCGGAGCATTTCGGTTACCTGGCTCAGGTAGGTGGCCCGATTGCCGGCGTCACCCTGTCGCAGGCGGCGCCTGGCTTCGTGGTCGACACACCGACGACGCTAAAGCGGGGCGTGCTGAGCGTAAAGGGCATCAACTTCCAGGGTCTGGGTGCTGCCTATGCCGGTGGGGGTGTGCGCTTTCAGGGAACCAGGTGGGGAGCGATCAAGTGCTGCATGGCCAACGGGTTTGCCGATCAGGCGTTCCTGCACTCGAGCGGTTTCGGTGTCGTGTTTGAGGATCTGCTGGCGGTGAACTGCCTGCTGAATACAACGCGTACCGGTGTCAATGGTGTGCTGGAGACCCATGGCACGGATGACTTCCTGCACCGCTGCGAGATCGCCGGCCAGTCACCGGCTGGAGTGACCGATGCGAACATGTATCGTGCTGCAGTGGCCGTCTTCGGGGCGAACAACTTCCTGTCCATGGTGATCGGGGAACAGGGTGACCGGGGCATCTACATCGGACCGCAGTCCGGTGAGGGGCACCGCATGTCGCTCTGCCGCGCGGATAGCAACGGTGGGACGGGTTTCTGGATCGACGGCAACATCATCGCGTCCGTATGCTCGGCATATAACAACAGCCTCGCGGGATCGGGTCTGTATTCCGGCTTTTATGCTAGTGCGACATCGTCCGGTTGCAAATTCTCTGCGTGCCGCTCGGATGGACACGACGCCACGATTCAGCAGAAGTACGGCTACGAGGATTACGTCAATAACTCTACTGCAAACGTGCGTAATAGCTACGTCGATTGCGGTGGGTTCTACAACGCCTTAGGCCTGTACCTAACGCAGGGCTTCCTTGGTTCCGGTGTCATTGCCGCCCCGCTGGCTATCCGCCCCGCTGACGGCACGACCCCAATCGATGTAACCGGAACGAGCCTCGTGGTGCTCTCGGGTTACACCACGGCGACGAACGTGACGAATTTCACGGGTGGCGCCGAGGGCGAAACGATCCGCGTGCTCGGCGATGCACAGGTCACGATCGTGAACGGCTCCGGCATCATCACGCCATCCGGTGCCAATGTCGTGTTGTCTGACAAGACGATGTACAGCTTCACCCAGTACAACGGCGCGTGGTACATGGGATAG
- a CDS encoding lysozyme, protein MAVPISHRRGLFHWGQRLNENLKYSDQGMSLTENAETLVLFAYPDPASPLAKALQARGLWQRVLVGGAIPLELGSLNGAPWTGGWGHTGPGVRPGMVITRVMAVDWLRADVCGAEAVVKRDVKVALTQEEYDALVDLVFNIGSGNFDTSTLLRKLNASDKDGAIAEFARWNQAGGKVLAGLVKRREAERVLFQLGANHARAAA, encoded by the coding sequence ATGGCCGTTCCGATCTCGCATCGGCGCGGCCTTTTTCATTGGGGGCAGCGTTTGAACGAGAACCTTAAATATTCTGACCAGGGCATGTCGCTCACGGAGAACGCGGAGACGCTTGTCCTGTTCGCGTATCCGGATCCAGCGTCGCCGCTCGCAAAAGCCCTGCAGGCGCGGGGGCTGTGGCAGCGGGTGCTCGTTGGCGGAGCAATCCCTCTGGAGCTTGGATCGCTGAACGGTGCCCCGTGGACGGGCGGCTGGGGCCATACCGGCCCGGGCGTCAGGCCCGGCATGGTGATCACGCGCGTCATGGCCGTCGACTGGTTACGGGCGGATGTGTGCGGCGCCGAAGCCGTGGTCAAACGCGACGTCAAAGTTGCTTTGACTCAGGAAGAGTACGACGCGCTCGTTGACCTCGTGTTCAACATCGGCAGCGGCAATTTCGACACGTCGACGCTTTTGCGCAAGCTCAATGCCAGTGATAAGGATGGCGCAATCGCCGAGTTCGCACGCTGGAACCAGGCGGGGGGCAAGGTGCTGGCGGGGTTGGTCAAGCGCCGTGAAGCAGAGCGCGTGCTGTTCCAGCTCGGCGCAAATCACGCGAGGGCTGCAGCATGA
- a CDS encoding phage holin family protein, whose protein sequence is MRRLIQWGWGACALLWAAAAYAMVRQTETVLADGLAGIQGASLVLAILLALIGGTASTFQRFASSDPPARSAAIEIGSVITASVVAGLSAFFFCEWRGCPAPLTALVITLASWGGKRVLDQALDAGLRRIQGEKP, encoded by the coding sequence GTGCGCCGATTGATTCAATGGGGCTGGGGAGCGTGCGCGCTGCTATGGGCAGCAGCGGCGTACGCGATGGTGCGACAGACGGAGACCGTGCTAGCTGATGGCCTGGCAGGTATTCAGGGTGCGTCGCTGGTGCTGGCGATTCTGCTGGCGCTTATTGGCGGGACGGCGAGTACGTTTCAACGGTTCGCGTCAAGCGATCCGCCGGCGCGCTCGGCGGCGATCGAGATCGGCAGCGTGATTACCGCATCGGTCGTTGCCGGGCTGTCCGCTTTCTTTTTTTGCGAGTGGCGAGGGTGCCCAGCGCCGCTCACCGCGCTCGTCATTACGTTGGCGAGCTGGGGTGGAAAGCGCGTGCTGGATCAGGCGCTCGATGCGGGGCTTCGCCGTATTCAAGGAGAAAAACCATGA
- a CDS encoding DNA adenine methylase → MANPIVPWIGGKRRLADHLIPRFPKHECYVEVFAGGAALYFLRPPAAVEVINDINGDLINLYRVVQHHLEEFVRQFKWALTSRQVFKWLQDTVPETLTDIQRAARFYYLQHNCFGAKVEGQSFGTATTTPPGLNLLRLEETLSAAHLRLSNTFVEHLDWKACVDRYDRAHTLFYLDPPYWETEGYGVPFPYEEYVAIAARLRTLKGKAIISLNDHPAIRRAFDGFHIETVDIKYTVGGGGREAARKEVIIFSWDDAAQPVGLF, encoded by the coding sequence ATGGCAAACCCTATCGTTCCCTGGATCGGCGGTAAGCGCCGGCTTGCAGACCATCTGATTCCGCGCTTTCCGAAGCATGAGTGCTACGTCGAAGTGTTCGCGGGAGGAGCGGCGCTGTACTTTCTCCGCCCACCGGCTGCGGTCGAAGTCATCAACGATATCAATGGGGACTTGATCAATCTGTATCGGGTCGTGCAGCACCACCTTGAGGAGTTTGTGCGCCAGTTCAAGTGGGCGCTCACGAGCAGGCAGGTGTTCAAATGGTTGCAGGACACGGTCCCGGAAACCCTCACCGATATCCAGCGCGCGGCACGCTTCTATTACCTGCAGCACAACTGTTTTGGCGCGAAGGTGGAGGGGCAATCGTTCGGGACGGCAACCACGACACCGCCGGGGCTGAATCTGCTGCGGCTCGAGGAGACCCTATCGGCTGCGCATCTCCGGCTTTCCAATACGTTCGTCGAGCACCTGGACTGGAAGGCGTGCGTTGACCGGTACGATCGGGCACATACGCTGTTCTATCTGGATCCGCCATATTGGGAGACGGAAGGCTACGGCGTGCCGTTTCCCTACGAGGAGTACGTCGCCATAGCGGCCCGGTTGCGGACTTTGAAGGGCAAAGCGATCATCAGTCTGAACGATCACCCGGCAATCCGTCGCGCCTTTGACGGCTTCCACATTGAGACGGTGGACATCAAGTACACCGTGGGCGGTGGCGGGAGAGAGGCGGCCCGTAAAGAAGTGATTATTTTCAGTTGGGATGATGCGGCACAGCCGGTGGGTCTGTTCTAA
- a CDS encoding Crp/Fnr family transcriptional regulator, whose amino-acid sequence MLDERHQSGNHLLTVLPEGEWARVAPHLILVDMPLGQVVYESGDHLKHVYFPTTSIVSLLYVMEDGASAEIAIVGNEGLIGIALFMGGETTPSRAVVQSAGQAYRLDAHILKEEFHRAGPVQRLLLRYTQALITQMAQTAVCNRHHSIDQQLCRWLLLSIDRLSSNELKMTQELIANMLGVRRSGVTEAALKLQDAGLIRYAHGHIEVLDRPGLEKRVCECYGVVKREFDRLLPDLKAL is encoded by the coding sequence ATGTTGGACGAGCGTCATCAAAGCGGAAATCACCTGCTCACGGTGCTGCCCGAAGGAGAGTGGGCGCGCGTGGCCCCGCATCTGATCCTGGTCGATATGCCGCTTGGCCAGGTCGTGTACGAATCGGGTGACCATCTCAAACACGTCTATTTCCCAACGACATCGATCGTTTCACTGCTGTATGTCATGGAGGATGGCGCGTCCGCCGAAATTGCGATTGTGGGCAACGAAGGGCTGATCGGCATTGCCCTCTTCATGGGGGGTGAAACAACACCGAGCCGGGCGGTCGTGCAAAGCGCCGGGCAGGCGTATCGACTGGATGCTCACATCCTGAAAGAGGAATTCCATCGTGCCGGCCCGGTGCAGCGCCTACTGCTGCGCTATACCCAGGCGTTGATTACGCAGATGGCCCAGACCGCCGTTTGCAATCGACACCATTCGATCGACCAGCAGTTGTGCAGATGGCTGTTGCTCAGCATCGACCGCCTTTCGTCCAACGAATTGAAGATGACCCAGGAACTGATCGCGAACATGCTGGGCGTGCGGCGATCCGGGGTAACCGAGGCAGCGCTGAAACTGCAGGATGCGGGGTTGATTCGTTACGCGCACGGCCACATCGAGGTGCTGGACAGACCCGGCCTCGAAAAGCGCGTGTGCGAGTGTTACGGCGTGGTGAAGCGGGAATTCGACCGCCTGTTGCCCGATCTGAAAGCGCTGTAA
- a CDS encoding glycosyltransferase family 4 protein, with protein sequence MRIAQIAPLHEAVPPQFYGGTERVVSYLTDALVDLGHDVTLFASGDSHTKATLEAVWPHALRLDPAIRDAVAPHMLLLEKVREVAHEFDVLHAHLDYLPFSLFSQLGVPFVTTLHGRLDLPELQPVFNTFPKVPVISISNSQRLPLPQANWLDTIYHGLPKNLLTPQPDKEPEYLAFLGRISQEKGVDTAIRIAVQSGLPLRIAAKVDKADSVYFTTTIQPLLSQPRVEFVGEISEAQKPAFLSGAKALLFPIDWPEPFGLVMIEAMACGTPVIAFNRGSVPEVIDHGLTGYICEDVQGAVGALRRLDELSRTEIRAQFERRFSSKTMAQGYVDSYTALLQGAIQPALRRAVVG encoded by the coding sequence ATGCGAATCGCACAAATTGCGCCGTTGCACGAAGCCGTACCTCCGCAATTTTACGGTGGCACTGAACGCGTGGTTTCCTATCTAACCGACGCGCTCGTCGACCTGGGACACGACGTGACCCTGTTCGCGAGCGGGGATTCGCACACGAAGGCCACGCTCGAAGCGGTGTGGCCGCACGCCTTAAGGCTCGATCCGGCGATCCGCGACGCTGTCGCACCACATATGCTGTTACTGGAAAAGGTGCGCGAGGTTGCCCACGAATTCGACGTGCTGCACGCTCATCTTGACTATCTGCCGTTCTCGCTGTTCTCGCAGCTCGGCGTGCCGTTCGTGACCACACTTCACGGCCGCCTCGACCTGCCGGAATTGCAGCCCGTTTTCAACACGTTTCCGAAGGTGCCGGTGATTTCGATCTCGAATTCACAACGCTTACCGTTGCCGCAAGCGAACTGGCTGGACACGATCTATCACGGTCTGCCGAAAAATCTGCTGACGCCGCAACCCGACAAAGAGCCGGAATACCTGGCCTTTCTGGGGCGAATAAGTCAGGAGAAAGGAGTGGACACCGCCATCAGGATTGCCGTGCAAAGCGGTTTACCGTTGAGGATCGCCGCCAAGGTGGACAAGGCCGACAGCGTGTATTTCACGACTACGATCCAGCCGCTGCTTTCCCAGCCGCGTGTAGAGTTCGTCGGCGAAATTAGTGAGGCGCAGAAGCCGGCGTTCCTGTCAGGCGCCAAGGCGCTGCTATTCCCGATTGACTGGCCAGAACCGTTTGGCCTTGTAATGATCGAAGCGATGGCCTGCGGCACTCCGGTGATCGCATTCAATCGCGGTTCTGTGCCTGAAGTGATCGATCACGGCCTGACCGGCTACATCTGCGAAGACGTGCAGGGCGCGGTGGGCGCCCTGCGGCGCCTGGATGAACTATCGCGCACTGAAATCCGTGCCCAGTTCGAACGCCGCTTCAGCTCGAAGACGATGGCGCAGGGGTACGTCGATAGCTATACGGCACTGCTTCAAGGCGCAATTCAACCGGCGTTACGACGTGCCGTCGTGGGTTGA
- a CDS encoding RNA polymerase sigma factor produces MTTQLSNDPIEDTLAHLLGRIAVRDATALRQLYDLTSLRLYGLAIHTVGRREWAEEVLQEAFINIWRFATGYSQTVSPPMAWMAVIVRNRALDHLRQRRAFGACAEIAWNEALDDCLTTSAPEPSEHVLSNQMAQQLSACLGQLETNQRRAITLAYFCDFTYSEVAVSMGAPLGTVKGWIRRGTEKLKIEMEALARPALTSAHLRVSQWEDTL; encoded by the coding sequence ATGACCACGCAACTTTCCAATGATCCGATTGAAGACACGCTCGCGCATCTTCTCGGGCGAATTGCGGTCCGTGACGCCACGGCGTTGCGCCAGCTCTATGACCTCACCTCACTGCGGCTCTACGGCTTGGCTATACACACGGTGGGACGGCGGGAATGGGCCGAAGAGGTGTTGCAGGAAGCGTTTATCAATATCTGGAGATTCGCCACGGGTTACAGCCAGACCGTATCGCCCCCTATGGCGTGGATGGCAGTGATTGTTCGCAACCGTGCGCTCGATCATCTGCGGCAACGGAGAGCGTTCGGCGCGTGTGCTGAGATCGCCTGGAACGAAGCGCTGGACGATTGCCTGACGACCAGCGCGCCCGAACCGTCCGAACATGTGCTGTCAAATCAGATGGCCCAGCAACTGTCTGCCTGCCTGGGGCAACTCGAGACAAATCAGCGGCGTGCGATTACGCTTGCATATTTTTGCGACTTTACATATAGCGAAGTGGCTGTATCAATGGGCGCGCCGCTTGGTACGGTGAAAGGCTGGATCCGGCGCGGGACTGAAAAACTAAAAATTGAGATGGAAGCTTTGGCTCGACCCGCTTTGACGTCCGCACATCTTCGGGTCAGTCAATGGGAAGACACGTTATGA
- a CDS encoding response regulator — MPTAIFPRLLIADDDPNLLAAYLLFFETCGYEIRTAADGPHALREYRAWHPHAVVLDIQMPGMDGCAVAKEIRRLQPGVATLLIAVTALWLPSDRAASVRAGFNHHFVKPVKLPALGARLTRHFRTGEAFR, encoded by the coding sequence ATGCCGACCGCTATCTTTCCGCGCCTGCTAATCGCGGACGACGACCCGAATCTGCTAGCTGCATACTTACTGTTCTTTGAAACCTGCGGCTACGAAATTCGAACGGCGGCCGACGGACCACACGCACTGCGGGAATACCGCGCGTGGCATCCGCACGCAGTCGTTCTTGACATCCAGATGCCCGGGATGGACGGGTGTGCGGTAGCCAAAGAGATTCGGCGCTTGCAACCCGGAGTTGCTACGCTGCTGATAGCGGTTACCGCGCTTTGGTTGCCGTCTGACCGGGCCGCGTCAGTCCGGGCGGGCTTCAATCATCATTTTGTAAAACCGGTAAAACTGCCAGCGCTTGGGGCTAGGTTGACCCGCCACTTTCGAACCGGTGAGGCTTTTCGTTGA
- a CDS encoding sensor histidine kinase → MRLADFILNDMETILAEWESFAETLLPAAENLGSPALRDHAQQILKSVAKDLATHQSREAGIKKSTGQSSTPAGAPETAAQTHAVLRARGGFDINQLIAEYRALRASVLRLWLDRYQLDTGHLEDILRFNEAIDQAVAESVGIFTAQVDQARNLLLGMLGHDMRSPLQTIQITASYLVALSAGETVSGAASRLIRSGARMQALLDDMLDFNRTRLGLDINIAPSDIDLEKVLADELDQLRVVHPDRKVDLEVVGDCQGVWDGRRLQQLLGNLVLNAIKYGTPDELVRVHVTCDDAQVSLEVKNSGPVIASSNLRRIFDPLQRGPHPSAGKGDSSLGLGLYIARGIAKAHGGEIEARSDETETVFAVRLPRRKQTAGNHG, encoded by the coding sequence ATGCGGCTGGCTGACTTCATCCTCAACGACATGGAGACGATTCTGGCGGAATGGGAGTCCTTCGCCGAAACGCTACTGCCTGCGGCGGAAAATCTTGGATCACCGGCTTTGCGGGACCACGCGCAGCAGATTCTGAAGAGCGTGGCAAAAGACCTGGCGACCCATCAGAGCCGGGAGGCCGGGATAAAAAAATCCACCGGGCAGTCGTCAACGCCGGCTGGGGCACCAGAAACAGCGGCACAAACGCATGCTGTTCTGCGGGCACGGGGCGGCTTCGACATCAATCAACTGATTGCCGAGTATCGGGCGCTGCGCGCAAGCGTCCTCCGCCTATGGTTGGACAGGTATCAGCTAGATACCGGCCATCTGGAGGACATTCTCCGCTTCAACGAGGCCATCGATCAGGCCGTCGCCGAATCGGTAGGCATTTTCACTGCTCAGGTAGATCAGGCGCGGAACCTGTTGCTCGGCATGCTGGGGCACGACATGCGAAGTCCGTTGCAGACGATCCAGATCACCGCGTCGTATCTGGTGGCCTTGAGCGCTGGAGAGACGGTGTCCGGGGCTGCATCCCGGTTGATCAGAAGTGGCGCTCGCATGCAGGCGTTACTGGACGACATGCTTGACTTCAATCGAACCCGGCTCGGTCTGGACATCAATATCGCGCCGAGTGACATCGATCTGGAGAAGGTGCTTGCGGATGAACTGGACCAGCTGCGAGTCGTGCATCCAGACCGAAAGGTCGATCTGGAGGTTGTCGGCGACTGCCAAGGGGTCTGGGATGGCCGTCGTCTTCAGCAGTTGCTAGGTAATCTTGTTCTGAATGCGATCAAATACGGAACGCCGGACGAACTGGTGCGTGTGCATGTCACCTGCGATGACGCGCAAGTCAGTCTGGAGGTAAAGAATAGCGGACCCGTCATTGCGAGTTCAAATCTCAGGCGCATCTTCGATCCTCTCCAGCGTGGCCCGCACCCGTCAGCCGGAAAAGGTGACAGCAGTCTGGGGCTCGGATTGTATATCGCACGCGGAATTGCCAAGGCCCATGGAGGCGAGATCGAGGCGCGCTCTGACGAGACGGAAACGGTTTTTGCCGTGCGTTTGCCTCGTCGCAAGCAGACCGCCGGAAATCACGGGTGA
- a CDS encoding rubredoxin, whose amino-acid sequence MSEVIEVTEYKSWVCLICGWIYNEEEGLPEEGIAPGTRFAAIPEDWRCPLCDVGKAEFAVVEF is encoded by the coding sequence GTGAGCGAAGTAATTGAAGTGACTGAATATAAGAGCTGGGTCTGCCTGATTTGCGGCTGGATCTACAACGAGGAAGAAGGCCTGCCCGAGGAAGGCATCGCGCCGGGCACGCGCTTCGCCGCGATTCCCGAAGACTGGCGCTGCCCGCTGTGCGACGTGGGCAAGGCTGAGTTTGCGGTGGTGGAGTTCTGA
- a CDS encoding DUF4399 domain-containing protein: MFKNKWLVGAALAGLLAVSGAAQAASVSFVQPADGATVSNPVHVVFGVDGMKIAPAGTMTEGTGHHHLLVDGKPLPKGEVIPANDKSLHFGKGQTETDLTLPPGDHTLTLQFGDGAHRSYGPEMSKTITVHVK; this comes from the coding sequence ATGTTCAAAAACAAATGGTTGGTCGGTGCGGCATTGGCCGGATTGCTCGCCGTATCCGGCGCGGCGCAGGCCGCAAGCGTGTCGTTCGTGCAGCCGGCGGACGGCGCCACCGTCAGCAATCCCGTGCACGTGGTGTTCGGCGTCGACGGCATGAAGATCGCGCCGGCCGGCACGATGACGGAAGGCACGGGCCATCATCATCTGCTGGTGGACGGTAAGCCGCTGCCCAAGGGCGAGGTCATTCCCGCGAACGACAAGTCGCTGCACTTCGGCAAGGGCCAGACCGAAACCGATCTGACGCTGCCGCCGGGCGATCACACGCTGACGCTGCAATTCGGCGACGGCGCGCATCGTTCGTATGGTCCAGAAATGAGCAAGACCATCACGGTGCATGTGAAGTAA
- a CDS encoding ATP-binding cassette domain-containing protein translates to MSLYTITGAQLAFGHVALLDHADFSLEAGERVGLIGRNGAGKSSLLKIVADLTKPDDGLVTRQQSLSTVYVPQEPEFDTDDTVFDAVAAGLTHARALLDEYDAVANQLADEPEGAEHDALMSRMNTLQSSLDHSDAWNWSTRVATTLQQIGLNGEARVGSLSGGMQKRVALARALVVQPDVLLLDEPTNHLDFDGIRWLEDLLVSLRAGLLFITHDRAFLDRVATRIVELDRGRLLSYPGNFSAYQTRKAQQLEIEQVEAAKFDKLLAQEEVWIRKGVEARRTRSVGRIARLVEMRNERADRRNVLGNVKLDVGQGEKSGKIVAELTDVTKRYGARTVVDTFTATVMRGDKIGFVGPNGAGKTTLLKMILGELAPDEGTVRIGTNLQVAYFDQMRAQLDLEKSLADTISPGSEWVEVNGQKKHVMSYLGDFLFAPERARSPVKSLSGGERNRLLLARLFARPANVLVLDEPTNDLDIPTLELLEELLTEYDGTVLLVSHDRAFLDNVATSVIAAEGGGKWREYVGGFTDWQIQRDRSQQMALEAQKEAGKDPGKDAAAAKDSSAGRNTQRAAKLSFKEQRELEALPEKIAALEAEQKTIGAQLEDGSLFAKDAQEGTRLTERYAAIDEELLVALERWDELEKRRK, encoded by the coding sequence ATGTCGCTTTACACCATTACCGGGGCCCAACTGGCGTTCGGTCACGTCGCGTTGCTCGATCACGCGGATTTCTCTCTCGAAGCGGGCGAACGCGTCGGCCTGATCGGCCGCAACGGCGCGGGCAAGTCGTCGCTGCTGAAGATCGTCGCCGATCTGACCAAGCCTGACGACGGCCTCGTCACGCGCCAGCAGAGTCTGAGCACGGTCTACGTGCCGCAGGAGCCGGAGTTCGATACGGACGACACGGTGTTCGACGCGGTCGCCGCCGGTCTCACGCACGCCCGCGCGCTGCTGGACGAATACGACGCGGTCGCCAACCAGCTCGCCGACGAGCCGGAAGGCGCCGAGCACGACGCGCTGATGTCGCGCATGAACACGCTGCAATCGTCGCTGGACCATTCGGACGCCTGGAACTGGAGCACGCGCGTGGCTACCACGCTGCAACAGATCGGTCTGAATGGCGAGGCGCGGGTGGGCTCGCTGTCGGGCGGCATGCAAAAGCGCGTCGCGCTGGCGCGCGCGCTGGTCGTGCAGCCCGACGTGCTGTTGCTCGACGAGCCGACCAACCACCTCGACTTCGACGGCATCCGCTGGCTCGAAGACCTGCTGGTCTCGCTGCGCGCGGGCCTGCTCTTCATTACCCACGATCGCGCGTTTCTCGATCGCGTCGCCACGCGCATCGTCGAACTGGATCGCGGGCGTCTGCTGTCGTATCCGGGCAATTTCAGCGCTTACCAGACCAGGAAGGCGCAGCAGCTCGAAATCGAGCAAGTGGAAGCCGCCAAGTTCGACAAGCTGCTCGCGCAGGAAGAAGTGTGGATTCGCAAGGGCGTCGAGGCGCGCCGTACGCGCAGCGTCGGCCGGATCGCACGGCTCGTGGAGATGCGCAACGAGCGCGCGGACCGCCGCAACGTGCTGGGCAACGTCAAGCTCGACGTCGGCCAGGGCGAAAAGTCCGGCAAGATCGTCGCCGAATTGACCGATGTGACCAAGCGCTATGGAGCGCGCACGGTGGTCGATACTTTCACGGCCACGGTCATGCGCGGCGACAAGATCGGCTTTGTCGGTCCGAACGGCGCGGGCAAGACCACGCTGCTCAAGATGATCCTCGGCGAATTGGCGCCGGACGAAGGCACGGTGCGCATCGGTACGAATCTGCAGGTCGCGTATTTCGATCAGATGCGCGCGCAGCTCGATCTGGAAAAGAGCCTCGCCGACACGATCAGCCCTGGCAGCGAGTGGGTCGAAGTGAACGGCCAGAAGAAGCACGTCATGAGCTACCTCGGCGACTTCCTGTTCGCGCCGGAACGCGCGCGTTCGCCGGTCAAGTCGCTGTCGGGTGGTGAGCGCAACCGTCTGTTGCTCGCGCGTCTGTTCGCGCGTCCGGCCAACGTGCTGGTGCTCGACGAGCCGACCAACGACCTCGACATTCCCACGCTCGAACTGCTCGAAGAACTGCTCACGGAATACGACGGCACGGTGCTGCTGGTCAGCCACGATCGCGCGTTCCTCGACAACGTGGCGACCTCGGTGATCGCGGCGGAAGGCGGTGGCAAGTGGCGCGAGTATGTCGGCGGCTTCACCGATTGGCAGATCCAGCGCGACCGTTCGCAGCAAATGGCGCTGGAGGCGCAGAAAGAAGCCGGCAAGGACCCAGGCAAAGATGCAGCAGCGGCCAAAGACAGTTCCGCGGGCCGCAATACGCAGCGCGCCGCGAAGCTGTCGTTCAAGGAGCAGCGCGAACTGGAGGCGCTGCCGGAAAAGATCGCCGCGCTCGAAGCCGAGCAGAAAACGATTGGCGCACAACTCGAAGACGGTTCCCTGTTCGCCAAAGACGCGCAGGAAGGCACGCGTTTGACGGAGCGCTATGCCGCGATCGACGAAGAACTGCTGGTCGCGCTGGAACGCTGGGACGAGCTGGAAAAGCGGCGCAAGTGA